From the Candidatus Poribacteria bacterium genome, the window GCGCGACCAACATGGTGACCGCCGCTGCCGGTGCGACCATCAATCGGATACCTATCCTGCTGTTGCCGGGTGACATCTTCTCAACACGGCTCGTCGCTCCCGTCCTACAGCAGCTCGAATCGCCTAGTTCACAGGATATTTCGGTGAACGACTGCTTCAAGCCCATCTCACGCTACTGGGATCGAATCAACCGCCCAGAACAGATTATCACCGCGCTGCCAGAGGCGATGCGTGTGCTGACCTCGCCGGCGGAAACAGGTGTCGTCACAGTGGCATTGCCACAGGACGTACAAGCCGAAGCCTACGATTATCCGTCCGCGCTGTTTGAAAAACGGGTTCAGACGATTCCCCGCCCACGCGCCGACCTGAACGCGCTAAAAGAAGCTGCCGAATGGATTCGTGCCAGCAAGAAACCTCTTATCATCGCAGGCGGTGGCGTGAAATACAGTGAGGCAACGGACGCGCTCGCTCGTTTCGCTGAACAGACCGGCATCCCCGTCGCTGAAACATTTGCAGGCAAAGGCTCACTCCGCTATGACCACCCACAATGCTTAGGGAGTATGGGTGTCTCCGGCACACTGGGTGCGAATACCATCGCCCGCGACGCAGATCTCATCATCGTGGCGGGTTCCCGCTTGAGCGATTTCATTACCGCCTCGAAGACCGCGTTCCAAGATCCAGATGTGCGCTTCATCACCATCAACGTGGCGGAGTTTGACGCCGCCAAGCACGCGGCGCTACCACTGACTGCGGATGCGCGTGTAACACTTGAAGAACTCGGTGACGCTGTCCAAGGCTATCATGTCAATCTGGACTACGCCGCCCAGATCGCTAAATTGCGTGAGGACTGGGACGCCGAAGTCGACCGAATCTATCATCCAGATCAGACCGAGATCCTCAGTCAAGGCGAGGTCATCGGCGTGGTAAACGAGTTCTCAGATCCGAAGGATGTGCTTATCGGCGCGGCGGGCAGTCTACCGGGTGACCTCCAGAAACTGTGGCGCACTCGCGATCCCAAGGGATATGATGTCGAGTTCGGCTACTCCTGCATGGGCTACGAAGTTGCGGGCGGTCTGGGAATCAAGATGGCAGACCCAAGCCGTGAGGTCTACGTGCTGGTCGGTGATGGCTCGTACCTGCTGATGGGACAGGAGATTATGACCGCGGTTCAGGAAGGGTACAAACTGACCATTGTGCTGGTGAACAACTACGGTCACAGCAGCATCGGCGGGCTTTCTGAAGCAACCGGCGCACAGGGATTTGGAACGAAATTCCTCTATCGTAACGATGCCACAGGTCAACTTGATGGAGGCGTGTTGCCGGTGGATCTGGTTGCGAACGCCGCGAGCCTCGGCGCACACGTCATTGAAGCGGATTCGGCAACAAGCCTGAAAACAGCACTTGGCGAGGCAAAAATATCTGATCGTACAACGGTGATCAAGGTCGATGTCGATTTCGAGAAGCGCGTCCCCAGCTACGAATCGTGGTGGGATGTGCCGATCGCCGAAGTCTCTGAGGTGGACACTGTGCAGCAGGCTTACGAGGAATACGAGACCGCAAAGCAGAAGGAACGTTATTTTCTGTAAAGTAGGTCGAGATTCATAGCTCGACATCTTCCTATGCGATGATCACAGTTTCGGAAACCTGTGGCTACGAAAGATTGTCGATTTTGGAAAATCGACCTACAGACCAATGTAGGGGCAGGTCTTGTGCCTGCCCAAAACACACATAACCGCCAGACCATAGGGTAACCACAAGGGTTACCCCTACAAATCTATGAAATATCAAGTTGAATAGAGTAGGGCAAGATTCACATCCCGACAGAACAGTCGGATTTTTGAGTCGGGATAGGTTTCACCTTGTCCCGACTCTATATCATCAGGAGATTTTATCCATGAAAGTTAAATTTATCTATCCTCTTGTCTGTCTGATGATACTGTTGAGTGGGTGCGCTGCAGATGAGGGAACTAAGCCGGAAGAAGAGACCGAGCTCACCGTTGCTGAATTGACCCCACTTCTAAACACACAAGCAGGGATTGATTTTGTCGCATCCCCACGCGATGTAAATCAGGATGGGAGTATAGACCTGTTCGATTTAGTGATAGTAGCAGGCAGTTTGGGCAACGACGTGGAGGTTTCGGTTGAACCGGGGGAACGCACCATAGAGGTCATCAATAGGGAGAAAACAGAAAAAACGGTTCGTGTGTCCGGCACCGGTATCGTCGCGGGGGACCCCGATGTGGTCGTGCTGAGTATCGGTGTTTCGGTGGAAAGGGACTCCGTGAAACAGGCGCGGACAGAAGCCGCTGAAGCGATGGCGGGGGTAATCGAATCGTTAAAAGGCAACGGTCTCATTGATACGGACATTCAGACCCAGCATTTCAGCATTCACCAGCGGTACGACTATAGCAAAGGTAAGCGCGAGTTTCGCGGATATAACGTGACAAATACCGTCTCTGCGAAGATCCGCGATTTGGACACTGTTGGGAATGTGATTGATGATGCAGCGGAAGCAGGTGGGGATTTGGTGGAGATCAACTCGATTCAGTTCACAATCGATGACCCCACGAAATTAAAAATGCAGGCTCGCGTGGCAGCGATGCAGGACGCACAAGCAAAAGCACAGACGTTAGCGACTGAAGGTGGAGTCGCGCTTGGAAAACCAATTTCCATCTCCGAGTCGGAGGATTATTATCCGCCGGGACCTGTCAGTTTCGAATTCGCATTCGCTAAAGACGCAGCAGCGGCGGTAGAAACACCCATCCAATCTGGTCAACTCCAGATCTCGGTAAGAGTGAATGTTACCTACGAAATTGAATGATTTATACGTTATCGAATGTTGTAGTGGGTTGGCCTGATTCAGGAGCAGATTTACCTTCGACCGCTTTCTCAAGCTCCTCGATCATGCGATGGATCGATTGCTGGAACCGTTTCTGATCTTCGCACATCTGCGCCGCAATTTGCAATGCGACCATGATCGCGATATCGAACTTATCACGTGAGGTCTTTCGACTCATTTCGTGCAGCCGCCCATCTACGTAGGCAGCCAACTGGCGAATATCTTCCGCCGGTAAATGTTCAGTTGGTTGTATTAGATACTGCGAATGAAAAATATCCACCTTAATTGGCGCGGATGTCGGGGGGCTTGTAGAGAAAGAATTTTCGATACTCATAATTGACCTCTCACTTCTAATCAAATGCACCTTGGAGTGCTTGCCGCATGGTTTCCACAGGCGGATTGACGCCCGTCCATTTCTCGAAAGCAATCGCTCCTTGATGGACAAGCATACCTAAGCCGCCGATCGTGTGACAGCCCTTCTCCGCCGCAGCTTGTAGAAGGCGCGTCTTGGGAGGCGTGTAGACAATATCGTAAACGATGGGTTGTGGTGCTAACCACTCAGGATCAATCAACAACGGGTGCGAAACATCCATACTGGTGGATGCTGTATTGACAATTAACTGACTCGTTCCCACAGCGTCTGGTAGCTTGGAATCATCAAGCCCTATTCCGTAGATTGACGCGTCTGTTTTCTCTGAAAGATCCGTGGCAAGCGCAACTGCTCTTGAAACGGTACGATTGGTAATGCAAATCGTCTGCACCCCAGCAAGGGCAAGTGCAACGACAATCGCACGTGCTGATCCACCCGCTCCAATTATGACAGCCGAACCCCCGTGAGGCACATCAAGTCCCTCTTCCTCCATTGCTTGTAAGAAACCGGGGGCATCTGTATTCTCGCCGATAATTCCGCCGTCTTTGAAAATCAGCGTATTAACGGCACCGATGAGCGTCGCTTCCCTTGATATCTCATCAAGGTACGAGATCACGTTTTGTTTGTGTGGAATCGTTACGTTGATACCGACTACATTGGTTGCCTTGAACCCCTCAATCGCCGCGCCTAAATTGTCAGGCTGAACCTGAAAGGGCACATAGACATAATCCAATCCCAGTGCGGTAATTGCTGCGTTATGTATCTGCGGAGAGCGACTATGTTTGATCGGGGCACCGATAATGCCAACGATTTTCGTTTGACCTGTGATTTGCATGGCATGTGAAGTGAAATGTGAAAACCTTATGCGTTACGCAATAATTCTTCGACCTTTTTTCTGGCGTTTTCCATCTTTGGATAACGCACCTCTCGATAGCCACGCACCTCTTCAGGGACTGCTATCGCACTGACATGATCTTCATAGCTCTCTCTATCGTGTGGTGCAAAGGTATCAATCACTTCAGCGATATACCAATCTCGGAACACTTTTTCTAGTTTATGCCATTGCGATAGCAAACGTCTGAGGAAGCGCATCCGTTTCATTAATCTTAACTGCCAGTTCTTAGTATTCATGTCCCACTGAAGATCTCGACCCATAATGGTGAAACGGGGGCGGTTGAGGTGGAGATACTTAATCTTATCCCCATTCGATTCATCGACGTTGTACAACTCCTTGTCACGCCTTAATTTAGCCTCGCTGGTGAGCAGGTGTGCCACATATACTTCGTCCTTGATGAGCATAACCTTATGCAGATATTTGATCGCAGCTTTCGTTGCGCGGTAGCCCATCTCAGCCAAATCTTTGGAATGGACCCCTTTAATCTTTTCAACATACAGACGGGCATATTCCATACCCTCGAATTGAATGAGATCGTACACATACAAGGCAAAACTACGATGGGTTTCATCGTCCAATTCCAACCTTTCGACTGTCTGCTGAACAAGCACCTCATATTCGTGGGCGAGCGCTGCACCGCGTCGCCTGCGTGTTAAACTTTCGCATTTCTCTCGGAGTAAAGTTTTGTACGTCTGCCGCTGCGGTGCCGTCGCAAAAGCGTCTGGCTCCACAGCCAGCCGTCTGCCCATGTTAAAAGCGCGCTGGTTCGTTTCCAGATCCGCAGGTCTGACAGCCAATTTTAACCCCGATTGAATGGATTCAAGTTCAAGTGGCAAATGCCCTCGTTGAAAAGCAACACCGAGCAGCATCATGTTGGCATAGAGCTTATTTCCGAGATATTTTTCCGAAATCTCGAACACATCTGCCCCGAAATAAGCATCTGCATCAGTGTAGCGCTGTAACCAGTTCTCCAGATCCGCAAGTTTGAAGTCGTCCTGACCGATGAGGGTCGTGACCGTATCCGTTTTAGCGGTATTAACGATGGCAGCCGTTCGATCGGAGGACGCAACACAGAATCCAGCTTGGGCATCAAGACCACGCACCGCTTCCAACATATCCATGCCGAGCAGTAGATCTGCTTTCCCGTAGGGAATAATCGGAGAGAGTTCCACCGCTGTTTTTGAGTAAATAAGGTTTGTGTAGACCCCTCCGTTACGAATTGCCAATCCCTTCTTGTCGAAAAACCTCACATGATACCCTTGGGCTCGCCCCGCAAGTACCAGAACCTTGGAGATTGTACCAATCCCCATCCCACCAACGCCCGCGGCGTGGACGCTCCATGTCCCCTCGAAGGTACGTGGTGACGGTAGAACCTCTGTAGAAGCGGCTGACATAACGCGCAGATCGACCTGTTGGCGCGGTGGACGCTTGCGGGTGATAGTTACCTCCTCGAAGGAGGGACACGCCCACTTGATCCGCGCGCAGGCACCATCAGATACACAATTGGATTGATCGATCCCGATTTTCGGTCCATAGTCCGTTTCGGTGATTTTCAGGCCGGGGCAACCAGTGGCGTTGGTACACTCCAGACAGAATTCGCAGACTTCGGGGGTGATATTTATATGTTTTTCGACCGATAGGAAACCGCGTTCTTTGATCGTTTGTTGGTGTTCACGTCGCAGCCGACGCTGATAGGTGATGCCGCACTCTTTATCAGCGATGAGAATTTTGACGCCCGGCTTGAGAATCGTCTCTTCGACCAGTTTCTTGTATTCAACGCGATTTTCTGGATTTGTTCGGATGATAAAGAGGTCCGCATCGCCCGCAAGTCCTTGGACAACCTTTTCGATGTCCTGTGCAAAGGTCGGATTGCCGAGGATGTCGTCTTCTGTCGATGGCGTGGGTTGATGTCCCGTCATCCCAGTTGTCTGATTGTCTAAGATAACATAGGTCAGATCTTGACTATTTTTAATCGAATCAGAAATCGCTGACATCCCACCGTGGAAGAACGTGGAATCCCCCATAAAGACAATCTGCTTATTCGTGATGAACGGATCGATTCCGGCACCTGCCCCGCCGCCGAGCGCCATCGCCGAGAGGTTGTGCATCAAGCGCGGAAACGGCTCATACTTCAGCATCGAGTAACAGCCGATATCTCCATGAAAGACGAGGTCAACGGGAGACCGTGCGTGGTGCCTCTCCATATATTTCGGATCCATAAACTGATCGGTAATCTCTTTGAAAACACTCGCAGAGTCACGGTGTGGGCAACCCGGACAAAAAGTGGGCGTTCGTGCAGGGATATCTACCTGATGTGCCTTGACCTGTTCGAGGTGTTGTTCTTCACGGATAAGGACATCAGGATCAATTCCTATAGGTTCGTCTTTGTCCCCGAACTTATGCCGAAGGAGTGGGATCAGGTGCTGTATCAGTATTGTTGGGTTAAGTCCAAGCGAATCAGGAATCCCTTCCAAACCGTCTGGAAATTCCTTACCCCACACCTGCACCAACCGATCCATTTCGCCATTCTGATAAAATCGACCGACAATCGCCTTGATGTCTTTTTCAAGCAGCGGTCGCTTCTCCTCAATGACGTAAATCTCACGTACATGCGATGCAAATTCGCGCACAATCTCTTCATCAACTGGATGCGTCAACCCAAGTTTAAGGATTGGAATCCGTCCCTGGAACTCCAGTTCGTATAGTGCGTGTTCGAGATAGGAATACCCCAGCCCTGAAGCGATAAATCCGATCTCGTGTTCTGAGTCATTTAGGTGATAGATCTGATTCAGGTTATGTTCGCGCGCACTCTTAACCGCATTCGGGAACCGCTCCGTTAAGGTCTCAATCTCAATCCGAGGTGTGTCGGGCGGCAAAATAATCCGGTTTGAGCCGTTAATCAGTGCCGTATCGATCACCGTCTGATTCTTCGTCGAGGTCTCAGGATAGCGGTTCGGACGCAATTCCACAGTGCCGCCGCCCTCCGCCTGAGTGAGCGTGACGATGTAGGTGACATACAGATTGGATCTGGCAGAAATTTCAAAGGCAGCGCTCAACCAATCTTTCATCTCCTGAAATGTGCTCGGTTCGATAACCGGGGTGTAGAGGTGGCGGGCTAGAAAACGTGAATCCGCCGGCACTTGCGTACTTGATCCCCATGTGTCATCCCCGACGACGACAAC encodes:
- a CDS encoding SIMPL domain-containing protein; translated protein: MKVKFIYPLVCLMILLSGCAADEGTKPEEETELTVAELTPLLNTQAGIDFVASPRDVNQDGSIDLFDLVIVAGSLGNDVEVSVEPGERTIEVINREKTEKTVRVSGTGIVAGDPDVVVLSIGVSVERDSVKQARTEAAEAMAGVIESLKGNGLIDTDIQTQHFSIHQRYDYSKGKREFRGYNVTNTVSAKIRDLDTVGNVIDDAAEAGGDLVEINSIQFTIDDPTKLKMQARVAAMQDAQAKAQTLATEGGVALGKPISISESEDYYPPGPVSFEFAFAKDAAAAVETPIQSGQLQISVRVNVTYEIE
- the iolD gene encoding 3D-(3,5/4)-trihydroxycyclohexane-1,2-dione acylhydrolase (decyclizing), coding for MKTQRLTMGQAVVEFLKNQYVERDGVEHQFFAGMFGIFGHGNVAGVGQALHQYADSFRFYQTRNEQAMVHTAAAYAKMNNRLRTFACTSSIGPGATNMVTAAAGATINRIPILLLPGDIFSTRLVAPVLQQLESPSSQDISVNDCFKPISRYWDRINRPEQIITALPEAMRVLTSPAETGVVTVALPQDVQAEAYDYPSALFEKRVQTIPRPRADLNALKEAAEWIRASKKPLIIAGGGVKYSEATDALARFAEQTGIPVAETFAGKGSLRYDHPQCLGSMGVSGTLGANTIARDADLIIVAGSRLSDFITASKTAFQDPDVRFITINVAEFDAAKHAALPLTADARVTLEELGDAVQGYHVNLDYAAQIAKLREDWDAEVDRIYHPDQTEILSQGEVIGVVNEFSDPKDVLIGAAGSLPGDLQKLWRTRDPKGYDVEFGYSCMGYEVAGGLGIKMADPSREVYVLVGDGSYLLMGQEIMTAVQEGYKLTIVLVNNYGHSSIGGLSEATGAQGFGTKFLYRNDATGQLDGGVLPVDLVANAASLGAHVIEADSATSLKTALGEAKISDRTTVIKVDVDFEKRVPSYESWWDVPIAEVSEVDTVQQAYEEYETAKQKERYFL
- a CDS encoding shikimate dehydrogenase, with the protein product MQITGQTKIVGIIGAPIKHSRSPQIHNAAITALGLDYVYVPFQVQPDNLGAAIEGFKATNVVGINVTIPHKQNVISYLDEISREATLIGAVNTLIFKDGGIIGENTDAPGFLQAMEEEGLDVPHGGSAVIIGAGGSARAIVVALALAGVQTICITNRTVSRAVALATDLSEKTDASIYGIGLDDSKLPDAVGTSQLIVNTASTSMDVSHPLLIDPEWLAPQPIVYDIVYTPPKTRLLQAAAEKGCHTIGGLGMLVHQGAIAFEKWTGVNPPVETMRQALQGAFD
- a CDS encoding cell division protein ZapA; this translates as MSIENSFSTSPPTSAPIKVDIFHSQYLIQPTEHLPAEDIRQLAAYVDGRLHEMSRKTSRDKFDIAIMVALQIAAQMCEDQKRFQQSIHRMIEELEKAVEGKSAPESGQPTTTFDNV
- a CDS encoding 2-oxoacid:acceptor oxidoreductase family protein, whose translation is MEDRFIQESGTNVYTGCELLVKGALEGQVNLLTGYPGSPLAEVFDVMKANAALLKEHGILAQIGNNEALSVARLNGSQMANLRAAAFMKNVGMHVASDALAISNLAGTTGGAVVVVGDDTWGSSTQVPADSRFLARHLYTPVIEPSTFQEMKDWLSAAFEISARSNLYVTYIVTLTQAEGGGTVELRPNRYPETSTKNQTVIDTALINGSNRIILPPDTPRIEIETLTERFPNAVKSAREHNLNQIYHLNDSEHEIGFIASGLGYSYLEHALYELEFQGRIPILKLGLTHPVDEEIVREFASHVREIYVIEEKRPLLEKDIKAIVGRFYQNGEMDRLVQVWGKEFPDGLEGIPDSLGLNPTILIQHLIPLLRHKFGDKDEPIGIDPDVLIREEQHLEQVKAHQVDIPARTPTFCPGCPHRDSASVFKEITDQFMDPKYMERHHARSPVDLVFHGDIGCYSMLKYEPFPRLMHNLSAMALGGGAGAGIDPFITNKQIVFMGDSTFFHGGMSAISDSIKNSQDLTYVILDNQTTGMTGHQPTPSTEDDILGNPTFAQDIEKVVQGLAGDADLFIIRTNPENRVEYKKLVEETILKPGVKILIADKECGITYQRRLRREHQQTIKERGFLSVEKHINITPEVCEFCLECTNATGCPGLKITETDYGPKIGIDQSNCVSDGACARIKWACPSFEEVTITRKRPPRQQVDLRVMSAASTEVLPSPRTFEGTWSVHAAGVGGMGIGTISKVLVLAGRAQGYHVRFFDKKGLAIRNGGVYTNLIYSKTAVELSPIIPYGKADLLLGMDMLEAVRGLDAQAGFCVASSDRTAAIVNTAKTDTVTTLIGQDDFKLADLENWLQRYTDADAYFGADVFEISEKYLGNKLYANMMLLGVAFQRGHLPLELESIQSGLKLAVRPADLETNQRAFNMGRRLAVEPDAFATAPQRQTYKTLLREKCESLTRRRRGAALAHEYEVLVQQTVERLELDDETHRSFALYVYDLIQFEGMEYARLYVEKIKGVHSKDLAEMGYRATKAAIKYLHKVMLIKDEVYVAHLLTSEAKLRRDKELYNVDESNGDKIKYLHLNRPRFTIMGRDLQWDMNTKNWQLRLMKRMRFLRRLLSQWHKLEKVFRDWYIAEVIDTFAPHDRESYEDHVSAIAVPEEVRGYREVRYPKMENARKKVEELLRNA